Proteins found in one Enterococcus sp. 9D6_DIV0238 genomic segment:
- the fabD gene encoding ACP S-malonyltransferase produces MRTAFVFSGQGAQYSGMGKELFDKEKIVQDTFEEASDVLGYDMAELCFTENKRLNETMYTQPAILTVSIAFFRLLQAKGYRPDVVAGLSLGEYSALVASGAISFKQAVQLVAKRGKFMSEAAPSGTGKMVAVMNADRSLIEECCLKASEFGIVSPANYNTPQQIVIGGEVTAVDQAIELLTEAGVKRMIPLNVSGPFHTALLKPASEKLAAELDQIEFTEMMIPVISNTTAQVMKQAEVKQLLEQQVMSAVRFADSIETIKKMDVDTIIEVGPGKTLTGFIKKIDKEIQTARVEDEKTLAEAENLLSGR; encoded by the coding sequence ATGAGAACTGCTTTTGTATTTAGTGGACAAGGTGCTCAATATAGTGGGATGGGCAAGGAATTATTTGATAAAGAAAAAATCGTTCAAGACACGTTTGAAGAAGCTAGTGACGTTTTAGGCTATGATATGGCAGAACTTTGTTTTACTGAAAATAAGCGTCTCAATGAAACGATGTATACACAACCTGCTATTTTAACTGTAAGTATTGCTTTTTTCCGCTTATTGCAGGCAAAAGGCTATCGACCAGATGTCGTAGCAGGACTCAGCTTAGGTGAATATAGTGCACTTGTTGCAAGTGGAGCCATTTCATTTAAACAGGCTGTTCAGCTAGTGGCTAAACGAGGTAAATTTATGTCGGAAGCAGCACCTTCGGGGACTGGGAAAATGGTCGCAGTGATGAACGCAGACCGTTCATTGATTGAAGAATGTTGTCTAAAAGCCAGTGAATTTGGGATCGTTTCTCCAGCAAATTACAATACTCCTCAGCAAATTGTGATTGGAGGAGAAGTGACCGCCGTTGATCAAGCAATAGAATTATTGACAGAGGCTGGAGTAAAACGAATGATCCCGCTAAATGTCAGTGGTCCTTTCCATACCGCACTATTAAAACCAGCTTCTGAAAAGCTTGCGGCCGAATTAGATCAAATTGAGTTTACAGAGATGATGATTCCTGTAATCAGCAATACAACAGCGCAAGTAATGAAACAAGCTGAGGTCAAGCAGTTATTGGAACAGCAGGTTATGTCTGCCGTACGTTTTGCAGATAGTATTGAAACAATCAAAAAAATGGACGTTGATACAATTATAGAAGTTGGGCCAGGAAAAACATTGACTGGCTTTATCAAGAAGATCGACAAAGAAATTCAAACAGCTCGTGTGGAAGATGAAAAAACATTAGCTGAAGCAGAGAATCTTTTGAGTGGGAGGTAA
- the fabG gene encoding 3-oxoacyl-[acyl-carrier-protein] reductase: MDVKGKNVLITGSTRGIGKAVALAFAKEGANVALNGRGAIDPEQIAELEAFGIKCIGVSGDIADFGSAGEMIQEVVDSLGSIDVLVNNAGVTNDKLLLRMTEEDFTRCIQINLTGTFNMTQHAVKRMMKQRSGRIINMSSVVGVMGNIGQANYAASKAGVIGLTKSVAREVAARGITCNAIAPGFIQTEMTDVLSDKVKDQMSQQIPLKSFGQVEDVADATIFLAKSPYITGQVLNIDGGLVMNG, translated from the coding sequence ATGGACGTAAAAGGAAAAAATGTATTGATAACTGGCAGTACACGCGGCATTGGTAAGGCAGTTGCTTTGGCATTTGCTAAAGAAGGTGCAAATGTTGCTTTAAACGGACGTGGAGCAATCGATCCAGAACAAATTGCAGAGCTTGAAGCGTTTGGTATAAAATGTATCGGAGTTTCAGGAGATATCGCAGACTTTGGTTCTGCAGGTGAGATGATCCAAGAAGTCGTTGACAGCTTAGGTTCAATCGATGTGTTAGTGAACAATGCAGGGGTCACGAATGATAAATTATTATTGAGAATGACAGAAGAAGATTTTACTCGTTGTATCCAAATTAATTTAACTGGAACGTTCAATATGACACAACATGCAGTTAAGCGGATGATGAAACAACGTAGTGGAAGAATCATCAATATGTCCAGTGTTGTTGGTGTGATGGGAAATATAGGTCAAGCAAATTATGCGGCAAGTAAAGCTGGAGTGATTGGGTTGACTAAATCTGTTGCAAGAGAAGTAGCAGCGAGAGGAATCACGTGTAATGCAATCGCACCGGGTTTTATTCAAACAGAAATGACAGATGTATTATCAGATAAAGTAAAAGATCAGATGAGTCAGCAAATCCCGCTGAAATCTTTTGGACAGGTCGAAGATGTCGCTGATGCGACGATCTTTTTAGCTAAAAGTCCTTATATTACAGGGCAGGTCCTAAATATAGATGGCGGCTTAGTAATGAACGGCTAA
- the fabF gene encoding beta-ketoacyl-ACP synthase II codes for MNRVVITGYGVASPIGNDADTFLESLQTGKNGIGPITKFDASETGITLAAEVKEFPFDKYFVKKDAKRMDLFSLYGIYAALEAMEMSHLDTEKIDVDRFGVMVGSGIGGLQTIQDQVIRMHDKGPKRVGPLFIPMAIGNMAAGNIALRVGARGICSATVTACATANNSIGEAFRNIKHGYSDVILAGGAEASITEIGIAGFASLTAVTSSEDPNRGSIPFDKDRSGFVMGEGSGILVLESLEHAQKRGAAILGEIVGYGSNCDAYHMTSPRPDGSGAAKAMQLAIEEASVEAAAIGYINAHGTSTPSNDVAETKAIQTALGEASKNVRVSSTKSMTGHSLGATGGIEAIATLNALQHQFIPPTINIEQLDEAIEIDNIVINESQKHTFDYALTNSFGFGGHNAVLCLKRWED; via the coding sequence ATGAATCGCGTAGTAATCACAGGTTACGGTGTTGCATCACCGATTGGAAATGATGCAGATACGTTTTTGGAAAGCTTGCAAACAGGGAAAAATGGCATAGGGCCGATCACGAAGTTTGACGCTAGTGAAACAGGTATAACATTAGCCGCAGAGGTCAAAGAATTTCCATTTGATAAATATTTTGTGAAAAAAGATGCCAAACGAATGGATCTATTTTCATTATATGGCATTTATGCAGCATTAGAAGCAATGGAAATGAGTCATTTAGATACTGAAAAAATCGATGTTGACCGCTTTGGTGTAATGGTAGGTTCTGGTATTGGCGGCCTGCAAACCATTCAGGATCAAGTGATTCGAATGCACGATAAAGGACCGAAAAGAGTTGGTCCGCTATTTATCCCGATGGCGATCGGCAATATGGCTGCTGGTAATATTGCTTTACGTGTGGGTGCAAGAGGAATTTGTTCTGCTACAGTTACAGCATGTGCGACGGCCAATAACTCTATTGGTGAGGCGTTTAGAAACATCAAGCATGGCTATTCTGATGTGATTTTAGCTGGAGGAGCAGAGGCTTCGATTACTGAAATCGGCATTGCTGGATTTGCTTCATTGACAGCTGTAACTTCTTCGGAAGACCCTAACCGTGGTTCGATTCCTTTTGATAAGGATCGTAGCGGTTTTGTCATGGGAGAAGGTTCTGGTATTTTAGTTTTAGAGTCACTAGAACATGCTCAAAAACGTGGAGCTGCGATTTTAGGAGAAATCGTTGGTTATGGTTCTAACTGTGATGCTTACCATATGACATCACCAAGACCGGATGGCAGTGGGGCAGCGAAAGCAATGCAGTTAGCTATTGAAGAAGCATCTGTAGAAGCTGCTGCGATTGGTTACATCAACGCTCATGGTACCAGTACACCATCGAATGATGTAGCAGAAACGAAAGCCATTCAAACAGCCCTAGGAGAAGCTTCAAAAAATGTTCGAGTGAGCAGTACAAAGAGTATGACAGGTCATTCTTTAGGAGCAACTGGCGGAATCGAAGCAATTGCAACACTAAATGCATTGCAACACCAATTCATCCCGCCAACGATCAATATCGAACAACTTGATGAAGCAATCGAAATCGATAATATTGTCATCAATGAAAGCCAAAAGCATACGTTTGATTATGCTTTGACGAATTCATTTGGCTTTGGTGGTCATAACGCAGTACTTTGCTTAAAACGGTGGGAGGATTAA
- the accB gene encoding acetyl-CoA carboxylase biotin carboxyl carrier protein, giving the protein MNINEVKELLTQFDQSTLTEFDLKEGSFGLYMNKNKGTQRVVSIDENQPAVNSNPTVQTVSDHSMEQNTAVNEPTESAPVPLAENTEEIVSPIVGVVYLKPAPDKENFKQVGDTVKKGEVICIVEAMKLMNEITATVDGVITEILIQNEDVVEFNQPLFRVSKGV; this is encoded by the coding sequence ATGAATATCAATGAGGTAAAAGAATTATTAACGCAATTCGATCAATCTACACTGACTGAATTTGATTTAAAAGAAGGTTCATTTGGTCTTTATATGAATAAAAATAAAGGTACGCAAAGAGTTGTTTCTATTGATGAGAATCAGCCAGCCGTGAATTCTAATCCAACTGTTCAAACAGTTTCAGATCATTCTATGGAGCAAAATACAGCGGTCAATGAGCCCACTGAAAGTGCTCCTGTTCCGTTAGCAGAAAATACAGAAGAAATCGTTTCGCCAATTGTTGGTGTTGTTTATTTGAAACCAGCCCCTGATAAAGAAAATTTCAAGCAGGTTGGGGATACTGTGAAAAAAGGTGAAGTCATCTGTATCGTTGAAGCGATGAAATTGATGAACGAGATTACTGCGACTGTTGATGGCGTAATCACTGAGATTCTGATACAAAATGAAGATGTTGTTGAGTTTAATCAGCCATTATTCCGTGTATCAAAAGGAGTGTAA
- the fabZ gene encoding 3-hydroxyacyl-ACP dehydratase FabZ, with product MNIQEIKEIIPHRYPFLLLDTVEEIVIGEKVIAKKNVTINEPFFQGHFPGEPVMPGVLILEALAQAGAVALLSMPDFKGKTAYFGGIDKAKFRQKVVPGDTLMLEVEIVKVKSVAGIGKATATVNGKKVAEAELTFMIG from the coding sequence ATGAATATTCAGGAAATCAAAGAAATCATCCCCCATCGTTATCCTTTTTTATTATTAGATACAGTTGAGGAAATCGTTATTGGCGAAAAAGTGATCGCTAAAAAAAATGTTACGATCAATGAGCCGTTTTTCCAAGGGCATTTTCCAGGTGAACCGGTCATGCCGGGGGTTTTGATACTTGAGGCCTTAGCACAAGCTGGCGCTGTAGCATTATTATCTATGCCTGACTTCAAAGGGAAAACAGCGTATTTCGGTGGTATTGATAAAGCAAAATTTAGACAAAAAGTTGTTCCTGGCGATACATTGATGCTAGAGGTAGAAATTGTGAAAGTAAAATCAGTTGCCGGGATCGGCAAAGCAACTGCGACTGTGAACGGTAAAAAAGTAGCAGAAGCAGAATTGACCTTTATGATTGGATAG
- a CDS encoding acetyl-CoA carboxylase biotin carboxylase subunit — MFSKVLIANRGEIAVRIIRACRELGIQTVAVYSEADREALHTQLADEAICIGPAKAADSYLNVQHVLSAAIVTNAEAIHPGFGFLSENSQFAAMCEECNITFIGPKAETIDAMGNKINARTLMQKADVPVIPGSTGVINSVKEALEIANTIGYPVMLKAAAGGGGKGIRKVLTKDELPQHFTSAQQEAKAAFGNDDMYLEKIIYPARHIEVQILGDKYGHVIHLGERDCSLQRNNQKVLEESPSIAITPEKRQLLGETAVRAAKAVHYENAGTIEFLMDVDGEFYFMEMNTRIQVEHPVTEMVTGIDLVKAQLKIAAGEELPYTQKDVIMTGHAIECRINAENPAFNFAPSPGKINNLLLPSGGMGLRVDSAMYSGYSIPPYYDSMIAKVIVHGSDRMDALMKMQRALNEIVTDGIITNAEFQLDLITHDNVLAGEYDTSFLQETFLPNWKPESDN; from the coding sequence ATGTTTTCAAAAGTTTTAATCGCAAATCGAGGAGAAATAGCAGTTCGGATCATTCGTGCATGCCGTGAGCTAGGTATTCAGACTGTTGCAGTATACTCTGAAGCTGATAGGGAAGCATTGCACACACAACTTGCAGATGAAGCAATTTGTATTGGACCGGCCAAGGCAGCAGATTCTTATTTAAATGTTCAGCACGTATTGAGTGCGGCAATCGTTACGAATGCAGAAGCGATTCATCCTGGCTTCGGTTTTTTATCAGAAAATAGTCAGTTTGCTGCGATGTGTGAGGAATGTAATATTACTTTTATTGGTCCTAAGGCAGAAACGATCGATGCAATGGGCAATAAGATCAACGCCCGCACGTTGATGCAAAAAGCAGATGTTCCAGTGATACCTGGCAGTACTGGAGTAATCAATTCGGTAAAGGAAGCACTGGAAATCGCAAATACGATTGGTTATCCTGTAATGTTGAAGGCTGCAGCCGGCGGTGGAGGCAAAGGGATTCGTAAAGTTTTAACGAAAGATGAGCTGCCGCAGCATTTTACATCTGCTCAACAAGAAGCGAAGGCTGCTTTCGGTAACGATGATATGTACTTGGAGAAAATCATTTATCCTGCGCGCCACATTGAAGTTCAGATTTTAGGTGACAAGTATGGGCATGTGATCCATTTGGGCGAACGTGATTGTTCCTTGCAAAGAAACAATCAAAAAGTTCTTGAAGAATCTCCATCTATTGCTATTACACCTGAAAAGCGCCAGTTGTTAGGAGAAACGGCTGTACGAGCTGCTAAAGCTGTTCATTATGAAAATGCTGGAACCATTGAATTTTTGATGGATGTAGATGGAGAATTTTATTTCATGGAAATGAATACGCGTATTCAGGTAGAGCATCCAGTTACAGAAATGGTTACAGGCATCGATCTTGTAAAAGCACAGTTAAAAATTGCTGCAGGGGAAGAATTACCTTACACCCAGAAAGATGTGATAATGACTGGTCATGCCATCGAGTGCCGAATAAATGCGGAAAATCCAGCATTTAATTTTGCTCCTTCACCAGGGAAGATCAATAATTTATTATTGCCAAGCGGTGGTATGGGGCTAAGAGTAGATAGTGCAATGTATTCGGGCTATTCAATTCCGCCGTATTATGATTCGATGATCGCAAAAGTTATTGTTCATGGATCGGATCGAATGGATGCTTTGATGAAAATGCAGCGAGCCTTAAATGAGATCGTAACAGATGGCATTATTACAAATGCTGAATTTCAGCTGGATTTGATCACTCACGACAATGTATTGGCTGGAGAATACGATACTAGCTTTTTACAAGAAACATTTTTACCAAATTGGAAACCAGAAAGCGATAATTAA
- the accD gene encoding acetyl-CoA carboxylase, carboxyltransferase subunit beta, whose translation MALFKKKNYIRINPNRAGDQSSVKKPAVPDNMWAKCPCCKRTLYTKDMGAEKVCPYCGYSFRIGAWERLALTVDEKSFEEWDTDIETKDPLNFPDYLEKITKMQEKTELHEAVLTGKARIDEQEIAIGVMDANFIMGSMGTVVGEKITRLFERATQLRLPVVIFTASGGARMQEGIFSLMQMAKISAALKRHSKAGLLYVTVLTDPTTGGVTASFAMDGDIILAEPQSLIGFAGRRVIEQTIRQKLPDDFQKAEFLLDHGFVDQIVVRNQLREVLSKLIKLHTMKGWE comes from the coding sequence ATGGCTTTATTTAAAAAGAAAAACTACATTAGAATCAATCCGAATCGCGCGGGGGACCAATCTTCTGTAAAAAAACCAGCAGTTCCTGACAATATGTGGGCCAAGTGTCCATGTTGTAAACGAACACTGTATACAAAAGATATGGGGGCAGAGAAAGTCTGCCCTTATTGTGGTTATAGTTTTAGGATCGGTGCTTGGGAAAGGCTTGCGTTGACGGTTGATGAGAAGAGTTTTGAAGAATGGGATACAGACATCGAAACGAAAGACCCGCTAAACTTTCCGGATTATCTAGAAAAAATCACTAAAATGCAGGAAAAAACGGAGCTTCATGAAGCTGTTTTGACTGGGAAAGCTCGTATTGATGAACAAGAAATTGCGATCGGTGTGATGGATGCTAATTTTATTATGGGAAGCATGGGAACAGTTGTGGGAGAAAAAATCACCCGCTTATTTGAACGAGCAACACAGTTACGATTGCCGGTAGTCATTTTTACAGCTTCCGGTGGAGCACGAATGCAGGAAGGGATTTTTTCTCTGATGCAAATGGCAAAAATTTCAGCCGCTCTTAAGCGTCATAGTAAGGCTGGGTTGCTTTATGTAACAGTTTTGACGGATCCAACGACTGGAGGCGTTACTGCTAGTTTCGCAATGGATGGCGATATTATTTTAGCTGAGCCGCAAAGTTTGATTGGTTTCGCAGGACGTCGTGTGATCGAACAGACGATTCGTCAAAAATTACCTGATGATTTCCAAAAGGCAGAATTTTTACTGGATCACGGCTTTGTCGATCAAATTGTCGTTAGAAATCAATTACGGGAAGTTCTTAGTAAATTGATAAAGCTCCATACGATGAAAGGGTGGGAATAA
- a CDS encoding acetyl-CoA carboxylase carboxyl transferase subunit alpha — protein sequence MEKTANDIVTLARAQDRFTSLEYIDAVFDDFMEFHGDRYFGDDLAVVGGIATLDEKPITVVGIQKGRNLPENIDRNFGAPHPEGYRKALRLMKQAEKFGRPVITFINTAGAYCGIEAEERGEGEAIARNLLEMSDLKVPIIAIIIGEGGSGGALALAVGDEVWMLEHTIYAVLSPEGFASILWKDGSRAKEAAELMKITANELKELTIIDRVIPEEMNGEALEQPQINRMIQKALISKLKELAQLDTETLLEKRYERFRKY from the coding sequence ATGGAAAAAACAGCCAATGATATTGTCACCCTAGCCAGAGCACAAGATCGTTTTACATCTTTAGAATATATCGATGCAGTTTTTGATGACTTTATGGAATTTCATGGCGATCGCTATTTTGGTGATGATTTAGCAGTTGTCGGTGGTATTGCGACTTTAGATGAAAAACCAATCACTGTAGTCGGCATTCAAAAAGGGCGTAATTTACCAGAAAATATTGATCGCAATTTTGGTGCGCCGCATCCAGAAGGATATCGGAAAGCCTTACGATTGATGAAACAAGCAGAAAAATTTGGTCGCCCAGTGATTACTTTTATTAATACGGCGGGTGCTTATTGCGGGATTGAAGCAGAAGAACGCGGTGAAGGTGAAGCAATTGCCAGAAACTTATTGGAAATGTCCGATCTAAAGGTTCCAATTATTGCCATCATTATCGGCGAAGGTGGTAGTGGCGGAGCTTTAGCACTTGCTGTAGGTGATGAAGTTTGGATGCTGGAGCATACGATATATGCAGTATTGTCTCCAGAAGGGTTTGCTTCGATATTGTGGAAGGACGGTAGTCGTGCAAAAGAGGCAGCGGAACTGATGAAAATCACAGCAAATGAGTTAAAAGAATTGACGATCATTGATCGAGTGATACCAGAAGAAATGAACGGTGAAGCTTTAGAACAACCTCAAATCAATCGAATGATTCAAAAAGCACTTATTAGTAAATTAAAAGAATTAGCCCAACTTGATACAGAGACGTTACTAGAAAAACGTTACGAACGTTTCCGTAAATATTAA
- a CDS encoding VOC family protein, producing the protein MSVTIKKASINLFVPKTETAINFYEELFNAKRIELNHSEEGSSARFSIGESLFALADEQPGSEAKSPLTLNGIPFCIQLICDNVDELVEKSLDAGCTLEMPITIVPNKFKVANIKDPFGFIWSISEVYSD; encoded by the coding sequence ATGAGCGTAACGATCAAAAAAGCATCTATCAATCTTTTTGTTCCAAAAACAGAGACAGCCATAAACTTTTATGAAGAGCTGTTTAATGCTAAAAGAATCGAACTGAATCATTCAGAGGAAGGCAGTTCTGCTCGCTTTAGCATCGGTGAAAGTTTATTCGCATTAGCAGATGAGCAACCTGGCTCCGAAGCAAAGTCTCCTTTAACGTTAAACGGCATACCATTTTGCATCCAGCTCATCTGTGACAATGTTGACGAACTTGTAGAAAAAAGTCTTGATGCCGGCTGTACTTTAGAAATGCCTATAACCATTGTTCCAAACAAATTCAAAGTAGCAAATATCAAAGATCCTTTTGGCTTTATCTGGTCGATCTCAGAAGTCTACAGTGATTGA
- a CDS encoding YqeG family HAD IIIA-type phosphatase — protein MFSKFKPTWMVDAIYKITPNQLKKMGIKAVLTDLDNTLIAWDNPDGTEELLTWILEMKNAGIPVVVVSNNKSSRIKRAVEKFDLAYVSRALKPSTRGFREAKKMLNLKPSELVMVGDQIMTDIRGANAAGIRNILVRPIVDTDGWNTRINRFFERKIMKHLAKKHPDMVWKGGLE, from the coding sequence ATGTTTTCAAAATTTAAACCAACATGGATGGTTGATGCGATCTATAAAATCACCCCGAATCAATTAAAAAAAATGGGGATCAAAGCGGTCTTAACAGATTTAGATAATACATTGATTGCCTGGGACAACCCTGATGGCACAGAAGAATTACTAACGTGGATCTTGGAGATGAAAAATGCTGGGATTCCAGTTGTAGTTGTGTCTAACAATAAATCCAGCCGAATCAAACGAGCTGTCGAAAAATTTGATCTAGCGTATGTATCAAGAGCTCTGAAGCCTTCTACAAGAGGATTTAGAGAAGCTAAAAAAATGTTGAATTTAAAGCCGAGTGAGTTAGTGATGGTGGGCGATCAAATCATGACAGATATCCGCGGTGCTAATGCAGCTGGGATCAGAAACATTTTAGTACGTCCTATCGTAGATACGGATGGCTGGAATACACGAATCAATCGATTTTTTGAACGTAAAATCATGAAACACTTAGCGAAAAAGCACCCGGATATGGTGTGGAAAGGCGGACTAGAATGA
- the yqeH gene encoding ribosome biogenesis GTPase YqeH, whose translation MSELEEIHCIGCGAVIQTELPDELGYTPKAALEKGLETGEVYCQRCFRLRHYNDIQDVHLTDDDFLRLLNELGREDALIVNVIDIFDFNGSLIPGLHRFIGDNPVLMVGNKVDILPKSLKKPKMIQWMRERAHEEGLRPVDVLLTSAKKPQEMENLLETIEKHREGRDVYVVGVTNVGKSTLINQIIKQTAGVKDVITTSQFPGTTLDKIEIPLDDGHFLIDTPGIIHRHQMAHYLGKKDLKLIAPQKEIKPKVYQLNPEQTLFLGGLARFDFVQGERSSFIAYVSNDLSIHRTKLAKATEFYEKHVGGLLQPPRPNEVADFPELVRFEFSIKEKTDIVFAGLGWITVMQPCVVAGWAPKGVDVLRRKALI comes from the coding sequence ATGAGTGAACTTGAAGAAATTCACTGTATAGGCTGTGGCGCAGTCATTCAAACAGAGCTTCCTGATGAATTAGGTTATACGCCAAAAGCGGCGTTAGAAAAAGGCTTGGAGACAGGCGAGGTTTATTGCCAACGCTGTTTTCGCTTGAGACACTACAATGATATCCAGGATGTTCATTTAACTGATGATGACTTTTTACGTCTGTTGAATGAGCTAGGTCGTGAAGATGCTTTGATCGTGAACGTCATTGATATTTTTGACTTCAACGGGTCATTGATTCCAGGTCTGCATCGTTTTATTGGTGATAATCCAGTATTGATGGTGGGCAATAAAGTCGATATCTTGCCAAAATCATTAAAGAAACCGAAAATGATCCAGTGGATGAGAGAACGGGCGCATGAAGAAGGGTTGCGTCCAGTTGACGTATTATTGACAAGTGCGAAGAAACCACAGGAAATGGAAAATTTGCTTGAAACGATCGAAAAACATCGTGAAGGTAGAGATGTTTATGTAGTGGGGGTGACCAATGTTGGGAAATCAACACTGATCAATCAAATCATCAAGCAAACGGCTGGTGTGAAGGATGTTATCACAACGTCGCAATTTCCAGGGACAACATTAGATAAAATCGAGATCCCGTTAGATGATGGTCATTTCTTGATCGATACGCCAGGAATCATTCATCGTCACCAAATGGCTCATTATCTAGGTAAAAAAGATTTGAAATTGATTGCTCCGCAAAAAGAAATAAAACCAAAAGTTTATCAGTTGAACCCAGAGCAGACCCTATTCTTGGGTGGATTAGCTCGTTTTGATTTTGTTCAGGGGGAACGTAGCTCATTTATCGCTTATGTTTCTAATGATCTGTCTATCCACAGAACGAAGTTAGCAAAAGCAACAGAGTTTTACGAAAAACATGTTGGCGGATTGTTACAACCGCCGCGCCCAAATGAAGTGGCAGACTTTCCAGAGTTGGTTCGCTTTGAATTTTCGATCAAAGAAAAAACAGATATCGTCTTTGCGGGGTTAGGTTGGATCACTGTGATGCAACCTTGTGTAGTTGCAGGCTGGGCTCCCAAAGGCGTCGATGTTTTAAGAAGAAAAGCATTGATATAA
- the yhbY gene encoding ribosome assembly RNA-binding protein YhbY has translation MELRGKQKRYLRSQAHHLQPIFQIGKGGLNSAMVVQINEALEKRELIKVTLLQNTDEIAEEVAESLKTEIHCDIVQIIGRVLVLFKPSSKEKYQKISKEVKAI, from the coding sequence GTGGAATTAAGAGGAAAACAAAAGCGTTATTTACGTAGTCAAGCCCATCATTTACAACCGATCTTTCAAATCGGTAAAGGTGGATTAAATTCAGCGATGGTCGTACAGATCAACGAAGCACTAGAAAAGCGCGAACTGATCAAAGTCACACTATTGCAAAATACAGATGAAATAGCTGAAGAAGTAGCAGAATCTTTAAAAACTGAGATTCATTGCGACATCGTTCAAATCATCGGTCGTGTACTCGTTTTATTTAAACCATCATCAAAAGAAAAATACCAAAAGATCTCTAAAGAAGTTAAAGCAATTTAA
- a CDS encoding nicotinate-nucleotide adenylyltransferase: protein MGTSTNAALKTQVIVEEAELFQKRKQVGILGGNFNPVHTAHLVMADQVQQQLGLDKVYLMPSYLSPHVDEKQTIDSEHRLNMLELAIADNSNLAIEPIELFRKGKSYTYDTMKALTQNNPDTDYYFIIGGDMVEYLPKWYKIDELLTLTNFVGIRRPNYGTITSYPIIWVDVPQMDISSTLIREKMKNGCSTRYLLPDSVIHYIEEKGLYVDEI from the coding sequence ATGGGGACAAGTACGAATGCTGCATTGAAAACGCAAGTGATTGTTGAAGAAGCTGAATTATTTCAAAAACGAAAGCAAGTAGGAATTTTAGGCGGTAATTTTAATCCAGTTCATACAGCTCATTTAGTGATGGCAGACCAAGTGCAACAACAGCTTGGTTTGGATAAAGTTTATTTGATGCCGAGCTATTTGTCGCCGCATGTGGATGAAAAACAGACGATCGACAGTGAGCATCGCTTAAATATGCTAGAGTTGGCGATTGCTGACAACAGCAATTTAGCGATTGAACCAATTGAGTTATTTCGTAAAGGCAAAAGTTATACCTATGATACGATGAAGGCCTTGACCCAAAACAATCCCGATACAGATTATTATTTCATCATTGGTGGAGACATGGTAGAATATTTACCAAAGTGGTATAAAATCGATGAATTATTGACACTTACCAATTTTGTTGGGATTCGCCGACCTAATTATGGGACGATCACATCGTACCCGATCATTTGGGTCGATGTTCCGCAAATGGATATTAGTTCGACCTTGATTCGTGAAAAAATGAAAAATGGCTGTTCGACTCGTTACTTACTGCCTGATAGTGTGATACACTATATAGAAGAAAAGGGGCTGTATGTCGATGAAATTTAG